A genomic segment from Diospyros lotus cultivar Yz01 chromosome 5, ASM1463336v1, whole genome shotgun sequence encodes:
- the LOC127802798 gene encoding U11/U12 small nuclear ribonucleoprotein 59 kDa protein: protein MQSGNSLIPMHPMAPTNPVPFAQNAPQPWFPMLPPAPPPSSAFWNTVNVQNRLKELRHTIDLAKAMQKELEALVRIKESKGPLESEDDTSETSALMLFRFLEDNRIDMRLQDSRSLQAANAVITKLGAQLEPFRVAADEKYPWEEKSAAVRLSNKIQKYNRNKKWRKRKRKRIAEMLAKERELFDQADQEADEWRAREIAKDIAKRKVEKMKEIAKLKAKEEKKILESELELVLIVEKLQELRSLRIQKLKKQGHFLPEEDDKFLERVRAAVEEEERVAMAAADTDAAKDAIATAEESRKIIQGRVPNSKVVKDSKGGDDNSQDRTAETENRDDSGAVNVRELGKGGSEGQSHGGAYDAVASLPIEFYHYYHGSNTDMGTLIEVRRMWDQYIRPGGSRIPGHWVQPPPPADEIWASYLVRRE from the exons ATGCAGAGTGGTAACTCTTTGATCCCAATGCATCCGATGGCTCCGACGAATCCAGTTCCCTTCGCTCAAAACGCTCCTCAACCGTGGTTTCCGATGCTGCCTCCAGCTCCTCCGCCTTCCAGCGCTTTCTGGAACACCGTAAATGTGCAGAATCGCCTTAAGGAGTTGCGCCACACCATCGATCTCGCTAAAGCCAT GCAGAAAGAATTAGAGGCATTGGTTAGAATCAAAGAAAGTAAAGGACCTTTGGAGAGTGAAGATGATACTTCCGAGACCTCAGCGCTAATGCTCTTTAGGTTTCTTGAGGATAATAGGATTGACATGAGACTACAAGATTCACGCTCATTGCAAGCTGCAAATGCTGTAATTACAAAGCTAGGAGCTCAACTTGAGCCATTTAGAGTTGCTGCGGATGAAAAATATCCATGGGAGGAAAAGTCTGCAGCGGTGAGGTTATCTAATAAAATCCAGAAGTACAATCGAAACAAAAAATggaggaagagaaagaggaagaggattGCAGAAATGCTTGCAAAG GAGCGTGAACTTTTTGACCAAGCTGATCAAGAAGCTGATGAATGGAGGGCTAGAGAAATTGCAAAAGATATTGCAAAAAGAAAG GTAGAAAAGATGAAGGAAATTGCAAAACTCAaagcaaaagaagagaaaaagatatTAGAATCTGAG CTTGAGCTTGTATTGATTGTCGAGAAGTTGCAAGAACTTCGATCTCTCAGGatccaaaaattgaaaaaacaag GCCATTTTCTCCCAGAGGAGGACGATAAGTTCCTTGAAAGAGTACGGGCAGCAGTTGAGGAAGAGGAGCGTGTGGCAATGGCAGCAGCTGACACAGATGCTGCTAAGGATGCAATTGCAACTGCTGAGGAATCTAGAAAAATTATTCAAGGTCGTGTGCCGAACTCAAAAGTTGTAAAGGACAGTAAAGGTGGAGATGATAATAGTCAAGACAGGACAGCTGAGACTGAAAATAGAGATGACTCAGGTGCAGTCAATGTCAGGGAATTGGGGAAGGGAGGATCAGAAGGACAAAGTCATGGTGGGGCATATGATGCTGTGGCAAGTTTACCAATTGAGTTTTATCACTATTATCATGGCAGCAATACGGACATGGGAACACTTATAGAG GTTAGAAGAATGTGGGATCAATATATAAGACCAGGAGGAAG CCGAATTCCAGGGCACTGGGTTCAGCCACCACCTCCGGCAGATGAGATATGGGCATCCTACCTGGTTCGGCGGGAATGA